One genomic region from Pseudomonas sp. R5-89-07 encodes:
- the rlmH gene encoding 23S rRNA (pseudouridine(1915)-N(3))-methyltransferase RlmH, which yields MRLRLIAVGSRMPKWVEEGWHEYAKRLPAELSLELVEIPLNTRGKNADVARFIRQEGEAMLAKVGPNERIVTLEVHGKPWSTEQLAVELDRWRLDSRTVNFMVGGPEGLAPEVCARADQRWSLSALTLPHPLVRILIGEQLYRAWTVLSGHPYHK from the coding sequence GTGCGCCTGCGTCTTATCGCTGTCGGTTCACGCATGCCCAAGTGGGTGGAAGAAGGCTGGCACGAGTATGCCAAGCGTCTGCCTGCTGAGCTGTCGCTTGAGCTGGTGGAAATACCGCTCAACACCCGGGGCAAGAATGCCGACGTGGCGCGCTTTATCCGTCAGGAAGGCGAAGCCATGTTGGCCAAGGTCGGCCCCAACGAGCGCATCGTCACCCTCGAAGTGCACGGCAAGCCCTGGAGCACCGAGCAATTGGCGGTGGAACTGGACCGCTGGCGCCTGGATTCGCGCACCGTCAACTTCATGGTCGGCGGCCCCGAGGGGCTGGCGCCGGAAGTCTGTGCGCGGGCCGACCAGCGCTGGTCGCTGTCGGCACTCACGTTGCCACACCCGTTGGTAAGGATTCTGATCGGTGAACAGCTGTATCGCGCCTGGACAGTTCTGTCCGGGCACCCTTATCACAAATAA
- the rsfS gene encoding ribosome silencing factor — protein MTNKDVSKVKRKGTFKSAPLPVEAHVGPELAGEELVKVAVAALEDVKAQDIQVLDVRDKQSITDFMIIATGTSNRQIGAMLDKVREAVKAQGVKPLGEEGKGDSDWVLLDMDDVIVHMMTSNARQFYDLERLWKGAEQSRAADGKHHSPEVGHAHFDKLNKDQE, from the coding sequence ATGACGAACAAAGACGTAAGCAAAGTTAAGCGCAAAGGCACCTTCAAAAGCGCGCCACTGCCGGTAGAAGCCCACGTTGGCCCGGAACTGGCTGGCGAAGAGCTGGTAAAGGTTGCCGTGGCTGCTCTGGAAGATGTGAAAGCCCAGGACATCCAGGTGCTGGACGTGCGCGACAAGCAGAGCATCACCGACTTCATGATCATCGCCACCGGTACCTCCAACCGCCAGATCGGCGCGATGCTGGACAAGGTTCGCGAAGCGGTCAAGGCCCAGGGCGTGAAGCCGCTGGGTGAAGAAGGCAAGGGCGACAGCGACTGGGTGCTGCTGGACATGGACGACGTGATCGTTCACATGATGACTTCCAACGCCCGCCAGTTCTATGACCTGGAGCGTCTGTGGAAGGGCGCCGAGCAGAGCCGTGCCGCCGATGGCAAGCACCACAGCCCGGAAGTGGGCCACGCGCACTTCGACAAGCTCAACAAAGACCAGGAATAA
- the nadD gene encoding nicotinate-nucleotide adenylyltransferase, translated as MGKRIGLLGGTFDPVHIGHLRSALEVADALALDELRLMPNFRPPHRDTPQVSAQQRLEMVRVAVEGIAPLVVDDRELKRDKPSYTVDTLELMRAELAADDQLFLLLGWDAFCGLPSWHRWEELLQHCHILVLQRPDADSEPPDALRNLLAARSVSDPLALTGPNGNIAFVWQTPLAVSATQIRQLLASGKSVRFLVPDAVLAYIDAHGLYRASN; from the coding sequence ATGGGTAAACGCATCGGGCTGCTCGGCGGTACTTTCGACCCCGTGCACATCGGCCATTTGCGCAGTGCCCTGGAAGTCGCGGATGCCCTGGCGTTGGACGAGTTGCGCCTGATGCCCAATTTTCGGCCGCCCCATCGCGATACGCCGCAGGTTTCAGCGCAGCAGCGCCTGGAAATGGTGCGCGTTGCCGTGGAAGGAATAGCGCCGCTGGTGGTGGACGATCGCGAGCTCAAGCGCGATAAACCGTCCTACACTGTCGACACCCTGGAGCTGATGCGCGCCGAGTTGGCCGCTGATGACCAATTGTTTCTGCTTTTGGGCTGGGACGCATTTTGCGGCCTGCCCTCTTGGCACCGCTGGGAGGAACTCCTCCAGCATTGCCACATCCTGGTTTTGCAACGCCCGGATGCCGACAGCGAACCGCCGGATGCCTTGCGCAACCTGCTGGCCGCGCGGTCGGTAAGTGACCCCTTGGCCCTGACCGGGCCGAACGGGAATATTGCATTCGTCTGGCAGACCCCGCTTGCGGTGTCCGCCACCCAGATCCGTCAACTGCTGGCCAGCGGTAAGTCGGTACGTTTCCTGGTGCCTGACGCGGTCCTGGCCTACATCGATGCGCACGGGCTTTACCGTGCGTCGAACTGA